Proteins encoded by one window of Microbacterium testaceum:
- a CDS encoding heme o synthase, producing MDISTTSHVIATTDRRSVGRTVRAYVALTKPRVLELLLVTTVPVMILAQGGLPNLWLILATVIGGSLSAGSAAAFNMYLDRDIDAHMQRTVNRPLVTGEVSPRGALVFAWTLAVVSTVWLWAFTNVLAAGLSAAAIFFYVVIYTIILKRRTEQNIVWGGIAGCFPVLIGWSAVTGSLSWAPFILFALVFLWTPPHYWPLSMKYAAQYDEVDVPMLGATRSGSQVGLQVILYAWATVACSLLLIPVAPMGLVYTVSALVFGGWFIYESHRLYSRAVRGGEPRPMRVFHASITYLTLLFVAIAVDPLLPF from the coding sequence ATGGACATCTCGACGACGTCGCACGTCATTGCGACGACCGATCGCCGCTCCGTCGGACGCACCGTCCGGGCCTACGTCGCTCTGACGAAGCCCCGCGTCCTCGAGCTGCTGCTCGTGACCACCGTGCCGGTGATGATCCTGGCGCAGGGTGGTCTGCCGAATCTGTGGCTGATCCTGGCCACCGTGATCGGCGGCTCGCTGAGCGCGGGCTCGGCCGCGGCGTTCAACATGTACCTCGATCGCGACATCGACGCGCACATGCAGCGCACGGTCAACCGGCCGCTCGTGACGGGCGAGGTCTCGCCCCGCGGCGCGCTGGTCTTCGCGTGGACGCTGGCCGTCGTGTCGACGGTGTGGCTGTGGGCCTTCACCAACGTCCTCGCGGCGGGTCTGTCGGCCGCGGCGATCTTCTTCTACGTGGTGATCTACACGATCATCCTCAAGCGCCGCACCGAGCAGAACATCGTCTGGGGCGGGATCGCCGGGTGCTTCCCGGTCCTCATCGGCTGGTCGGCGGTGACGGGCTCGCTGTCGTGGGCGCCGTTCATCCTCTTCGCTCTGGTGTTCCTGTGGACGCCCCCGCACTATTGGCCGCTGTCGATGAAGTACGCGGCGCAGTACGACGAGGTCGACGTGCCCATGCTGGGCGCTACCCGCAGCGGTTCGCAGGTCGGACTGCAGGTCATCCTGTACGCGTGGGCGACCGTCGCGTGCTCGCTCCTGCTGATCCCGGTCGCGCCGATGGGTCTCGTCTACACCGTCTCGGCCCTCGTCTTCGGCGGCTGGTTCATCTACGAATCGCACCGCCTGTACTCGCGCGCCGTCCGCGGGGGCGAGCCCCGGCCGATGCGCGTGTTCCACGCGTCGATCACCTACCTGACGCTGTTGTTCGTCGCGATCGCCGTCGACCCGCTGCTTCCGTTCTGA
- the tal gene encoding transaldolase: MSTPTADLSAAGVSIWLDDLSRQRIQSGNLAELIESRNVSGVTTNPTIFAGALSKGEAYEGQVQELAAAGADVDEAIFSITTDDVRDACDIFLPVFEATNGVDGRVSIEVSPDLAHDTEGTVAQAKDLSARVDRKNVLIKIPATKAGLPAITEVIGAGISVNVTLIFSLERYEEVIDAYLAGVEKAQAAGHDISTLQSVASFFVSRVDTEIDKRLAAIGTDEAAALKGKAGIANARLAYELYEKKFSEDRATKLLDAGATVQRPLWASTGVKDPALPDTLYVTELVAPGTVNTMPEKTLEATFDHARLAGDTVTGAYAEAHEVFDRLAAAGVDVADATQVLEDEGVEKFIASWHELQDTVKTALQAGSAQAAQ, from the coding sequence ATGAGCACTCCCACCGCAGACCTCTCGGCCGCCGGCGTCAGCATCTGGCTGGACGACTTGTCGCGTCAGCGCATCCAGTCCGGCAACCTCGCCGAGCTCATCGAGTCGCGCAACGTCTCGGGTGTCACCACGAACCCGACCATCTTCGCCGGCGCCCTGTCGAAGGGCGAGGCGTACGAGGGTCAGGTCCAGGAGCTCGCGGCCGCCGGTGCCGACGTCGACGAGGCGATCTTCTCGATCACCACGGACGACGTCCGCGACGCGTGCGACATTTTCCTGCCCGTCTTCGAGGCGACGAACGGCGTCGACGGCCGCGTGTCGATCGAGGTCTCCCCCGACCTCGCACACGACACCGAGGGCACCGTCGCGCAGGCGAAAGACCTGTCGGCGCGTGTCGACCGCAAGAACGTGCTGATCAAGATCCCCGCGACCAAGGCGGGCCTCCCCGCCATCACCGAGGTCATCGGTGCGGGCATCTCGGTCAACGTCACGCTGATCTTCAGCCTCGAGCGCTACGAAGAAGTCATCGACGCGTACCTCGCCGGTGTTGAGAAGGCGCAGGCCGCCGGTCACGACATCTCGACCCTGCAGTCGGTGGCGTCGTTCTTCGTGTCGCGCGTCGACACCGAGATCGACAAGCGCCTCGCCGCGATCGGAACCGACGAGGCCGCCGCCCTCAAGGGCAAGGCCGGCATCGCGAACGCGCGTCTGGCCTACGAGCTCTACGAGAAGAAGTTCTCGGAAGACCGCGCCACGAAGCTGCTGGATGCCGGTGCCACGGTGCAGCGTCCGCTCTGGGCGTCGACCGGCGTCAAGGACCCCGCGCTGCCCGACACGCTGTACGTCACCGAGCTCGTCGCCCCCGGCACCGTCAACACGATGCCGGAGAAGACGCTCGAGGCGACCTTCGACCACGCACGTCTCGCGGGTGACACGGTCACCGGTGCCTACGCCGAGGCGCACGAGGTCTTCGACCGCCTGGCAGCGGCCGGCGTCGACGTCGCCGACGCCACGCAGGTGCTCGAGGACGAGGGTGTCGAGAAGTTCATCGCCTCGTGGCATGAGCTGCAGGACACCGTGAAGACCGCGCTGCAGGCCGGAAGCGCCCAGGCCGCGCAGTGA
- a CDS encoding COX15/CtaA family protein yields the protein MPSASSPIATTRVPAPLRRIVEWLPTDVDRRVRVFAWLSFVAEVLIIGTGGAVRLTGSGLGCPTWPRCTPDSLVNTPEMGIHGIIEFGNRTLTGLVGILALTVVVLMWRMRHERRVLFVLSLVVLVGIIAQAVVGGITVLTGLNPFIVGFHYIASVSIVAVCAAFLVRMKQPVGPRLLAAPRWFAGLIHATTGVLALTIVFGVLTTGAGPHSGDASAGRNGFDAEVLEHVHSWPGYALFTLTLVAVIASWRLRLPVRRWAVALLAVELVQIAVGLYQARNGLPEWAVGTHMVLAALAAATMTVVVLRLKVSAIAGRQGAARETAAAHG from the coding sequence ATGCCCTCCGCCTCGTCCCCCATCGCCACGACACGCGTCCCCGCACCCCTGCGACGGATCGTCGAGTGGCTCCCGACCGACGTCGACCGCCGTGTGCGCGTCTTCGCGTGGTTGTCGTTCGTGGCCGAGGTGCTGATCATCGGCACCGGCGGGGCCGTCCGACTGACGGGGTCGGGCCTGGGCTGCCCCACCTGGCCGCGCTGCACCCCCGACTCCCTCGTGAACACCCCCGAGATGGGCATCCACGGCATCATCGAGTTCGGCAACCGCACGCTGACCGGGCTCGTCGGCATCCTGGCCCTCACCGTGGTGGTGCTGATGTGGCGCATGCGTCACGAGCGCCGCGTGCTGTTCGTGCTCTCGCTCGTCGTGCTCGTCGGGATCATCGCGCAGGCGGTCGTGGGCGGCATCACGGTGCTCACCGGCCTGAACCCCTTCATCGTCGGGTTCCACTACATCGCGTCGGTGTCGATCGTGGCGGTGTGCGCGGCGTTCCTCGTGCGCATGAAGCAGCCGGTTGGGCCGCGCCTGCTCGCCGCCCCGCGCTGGTTCGCCGGGCTCATCCACGCGACGACCGGCGTGCTCGCCCTCACCATCGTCTTCGGCGTTCTCACCACCGGCGCCGGCCCGCACTCGGGCGACGCCTCGGCCGGACGCAACGGCTTCGACGCCGAGGTGCTCGAGCACGTGCACTCCTGGCCGGGATACGCCCTGTTCACCCTGACGCTCGTCGCGGTCATCGCGTCCTGGCGCCTGCGCCTGCCGGTGCGCCGCTGGGCCGTCGCCCTGCTGGCCGTCGAGCTGGTGCAGATCGCGGTGGGGCTCTACCAGGCCCGCAACGGCCTGCCCGAGTGGGCCGTGGGCACCCACATGGTCCTGGCCGCTCTGGCCGCCGCGACCATGACTGTCGTCGTTCTGCGCCTCAAGGTGTCCGCGATCGCGGGGCGTCAGGGTGCCGCGCGCGAGACGGCGGCTGCTCACGGCTGA
- a CDS encoding GNAT family N-acetyltransferase translates to MREFRIENAIDNPVSWTATVEETLLIPDDGWKMRARRGENPDTTSVVATDDESGRWLGMMNAQLGDEHGPEPVLTGVYVTPDARGRENGVTDALLDSIVRWADSRGAALRLWVAEVSVPARRFYARRGFAPTGRTQELRVRGREPRSDDGGLVEMSLALTTDADRSASPD, encoded by the coding sequence GTGCGGGAGTTTCGAATCGAGAACGCCATCGACAACCCCGTCTCGTGGACCGCGACCGTCGAGGAGACGTTGCTCATCCCCGATGACGGCTGGAAGATGCGGGCGCGCCGCGGCGAGAATCCCGATACGACCAGCGTCGTCGCCACCGACGATGAGTCGGGCCGCTGGCTCGGCATGATGAACGCGCAGCTGGGCGACGAGCACGGCCCCGAGCCCGTCCTCACGGGCGTCTACGTGACCCCCGACGCGCGCGGACGCGAGAACGGCGTCACCGATGCCCTGCTCGACTCCATCGTGCGGTGGGCCGACTCGCGCGGGGCCGCCCTGCGACTCTGGGTGGCTGAGGTCTCGGTGCCCGCTCGACGGTTCTACGCCCGCCGGGGTTTCGCCCCCACCGGACGGACGCAGGAGCTGCGCGTGCGCGGACGAGAGCCGCGCTCCGACGACGGTGGACTCGTGGAGATGAGCCTCGCTCTGACCACGGACGCCGACCGCTCTGCCTCCCCCGACTGA
- the tkt gene encoding transketolase, protein MSDFEWDDIDRRAVDTARILAADAVEKVGNGHPGTAMSLAPAAYLLYQRVMRHDPADTHWPGRDRFILSVGHSSLTQYVQLYLGGFGLEKKDLEALRTWGSLTPGHPEYGHTDGVEITTGPLGQGLASSVGFAYAARYERGLFDPESPAGESPFDHYVYVIAGDGDLQEGVTSEASSLAGHQELGNLIAIYDSNQISIEDDTNVAFTEDVQKRYEAYGWHVQTVDWKRTGKYVEDVAELHAAIERAKGETSKPSLIVLKTIIGWPSPGKQNSGKIHGSALGADELKATKEVLGFDPEQHFAVADDVIAHTRKLVERGEAEKAAWQQKFDAWAEAHPERKQLWDRLQARELPEGIADALPAFEAGKDVSTRAASGTVINALAAELPELWGGSADLAESNLTTIKDAKSFIPASWSTHEWSGDPYGRVLHFGIREHAMGAILNGIVLHGPTRPFGGTFLIFSDYMRPPVRLAALMNIPTIFVWTHDSVALGEDGPTHQPIEQIATLRAIPNFALVRPADANETSVVWLEMLRRTAGPAGIALTRQNIPVFARGEGAASGDEFASAEGAVKGAYVLAEAKNGEPDVILIATGSEVQLAVEAREKLAAEGVHARVVSAPSLEWFAEQDEAYRESVLPSSVKARVSVEAGSALSWAGIVGDAGRSVAIDHFGASADYKTLFQKFGITTEHVVEAAHESLAAAKK, encoded by the coding sequence TTGTCGGACTTCGAATGGGATGACATCGATCGGCGCGCGGTGGACACCGCCCGCATCCTCGCGGCGGATGCCGTCGAGAAGGTGGGCAACGGCCACCCCGGAACCGCGATGTCGCTCGCACCCGCGGCCTACCTGCTCTACCAGCGCGTCATGCGCCACGATCCCGCCGACACGCACTGGCCGGGCCGCGACCGCTTCATCCTGTCGGTCGGTCACTCCTCGCTGACCCAGTACGTCCAGCTCTACCTCGGCGGCTTCGGCCTCGAGAAGAAGGACCTCGAGGCGCTGCGCACCTGGGGCTCGCTGACCCCCGGTCACCCCGAGTACGGCCACACCGACGGTGTCGAGATCACCACGGGCCCCCTCGGCCAGGGCCTCGCCTCGTCCGTCGGCTTCGCCTACGCCGCCCGCTACGAGCGCGGCCTGTTCGACCCGGAGTCGCCGGCCGGCGAGAGCCCCTTCGACCACTACGTCTACGTGATCGCCGGCGACGGCGACCTGCAGGAGGGCGTGACCAGCGAAGCCTCCTCGCTCGCCGGCCACCAGGAGCTCGGCAACCTCATCGCCATCTACGACTCCAACCAGATCTCGATCGAGGACGACACCAACGTCGCCTTCACCGAGGACGTCCAGAAGCGTTACGAGGCCTACGGCTGGCACGTGCAGACGGTGGACTGGAAGAGGACCGGCAAGTACGTCGAAGACGTCGCCGAACTCCACGCCGCGATCGAGCGCGCGAAGGGCGAGACGAGCAAGCCCTCGCTCATCGTCCTCAAGACGATTATCGGCTGGCCCTCCCCCGGCAAGCAGAACTCCGGCAAGATCCACGGCTCGGCCCTCGGCGCCGACGAGCTGAAGGCCACGAAGGAGGTGCTCGGCTTCGACCCGGAGCAGCACTTCGCCGTCGCCGACGACGTCATCGCCCACACGCGCAAGCTCGTCGAGCGCGGCGAGGCCGAGAAGGCCGCCTGGCAGCAGAAGTTCGACGCGTGGGCCGAAGCCCACCCCGAGCGCAAGCAGCTGTGGGACCGCCTGCAGGCGCGCGAGCTCCCCGAGGGCATCGCCGACGCGCTCCCCGCCTTCGAAGCGGGCAAGGACGTCTCGACCCGCGCCGCGAGCGGCACGGTCATCAACGCCCTGGCCGCCGAGCTCCCCGAGCTCTGGGGCGGTTCGGCCGACCTCGCCGAGTCCAACCTGACGACGATCAAGGATGCCAAGTCCTTCATCCCCGCCAGCTGGTCGACGCACGAGTGGTCGGGCGACCCCTACGGCCGCGTGCTCCACTTCGGCATCCGCGAGCACGCCATGGGTGCGATCCTCAACGGCATCGTGCTCCACGGCCCCACGCGCCCCTTCGGCGGCACGTTCCTCATCTTCAGCGACTACATGCGCCCGCCGGTGCGTCTGGCCGCCCTGATGAACATCCCCACGATCTTCGTCTGGACGCATGACTCCGTCGCCCTCGGCGAGGACGGCCCCACGCACCAGCCGATCGAGCAGATCGCCACGCTCCGCGCCATCCCCAACTTCGCCCTCGTGCGTCCCGCGGATGCCAACGAGACCAGCGTCGTCTGGCTCGAGATGCTGCGCCGCACCGCCGGTCCCGCCGGCATCGCCCTGACCCGCCAGAACATCCCCGTCTTCGCCCGCGGCGAGGGTGCGGCATCCGGAGACGAGTTCGCCTCCGCCGAAGGCGCGGTCAAGGGAGCGTACGTGCTGGCCGAGGCGAAGAACGGCGAGCCCGACGTGATCCTGATCGCCACCGGCTCCGAGGTGCAGCTGGCCGTCGAGGCGCGCGAGAAGCTCGCCGCCGAAGGCGTGCACGCCCGCGTCGTGTCGGCCCCCTCGCTCGAGTGGTTCGCAGAGCAGGACGAGGCGTACCGCGAGTCGGTGCTGCCGTCGTCGGTCAAGGCCCGGGTGTCGGTCGAAGCCGGTTCCGCGCTCAGCTGGGCGGGCATCGTCGGCGACGCCGGCCGCTCCGTCGCGATCGACCACTTCGGTGCGTCGGCCGACTACAAGACCCTTTTCCAGAAGTTCGGCATCACCACCGAGCACGTCGTCGAGGCCGCGCACGAGTCGCTGGCCGCCGCGAAGAAGTAA